Proteins from a genomic interval of Microscilla marina ATCC 23134:
- a CDS encoding helix-hairpin-helix domain-containing protein has protein sequence MLKQITPLFEALSTDDKQLVRAKKFEAVATPIDLYEQLAGVHQYAKKIDKFRPSKKELKKRAIREFIPFMLLTPFLIFTLVPSLMLVFTYKKPYPMWMLLVSLGLFSLFGVLWLILTFIPNKRRRKVRIELDAFEFLMPLLLLIQEELKPGEKLHLKLNLHKSSERRFRYTTRKNYLIMPHRLMLRWIPLALLVYGLARVLGIIPALFHDGILVGVVLMVIVLFPLLISLAGTLFGKSPKVKTVLGQAPKIDLKARLADGTLLQVSVAQVTMLTTSVKKKIKLKHFTISKTKKKHKTKTVTTVKMAFPQRQYPLSKEAFMHRFRKKPRISNRTIAKMKRKPGDKRNAVIYTDVIINQGQDHHSLFYTMPDFDWFAKLILKGGYHPLRGITQAKAKTQSVSLDVDRDNLTTIGGIGRATEAKLYDAGVFTFAQLASMSKVEFQALLKKVDISPKQANDWQKQAKELM, from the coding sequence ATGTTAAAACAAATTACACCATTGTTCGAAGCGCTTTCTACCGATGATAAGCAATTGGTAAGGGCTAAAAAATTTGAGGCAGTTGCTACCCCAATAGATTTGTATGAACAACTGGCTGGAGTACATCAATATGCCAAAAAAATAGACAAATTTCGTCCAAGCAAAAAGGAATTAAAGAAAAGGGCGATCAGGGAGTTTATCCCATTTATGCTCTTAACGCCATTTTTGATCTTTACATTGGTTCCTTCGTTGATGTTGGTCTTTACGTATAAGAAGCCTTACCCTATGTGGATGCTATTAGTATCGCTAGGGCTATTTAGCTTGTTTGGGGTGCTATGGTTAATTTTAACTTTTATTCCAAATAAGCGTAGGCGAAAAGTACGTATAGAGTTGGACGCTTTTGAGTTTTTGATGCCCTTATTGTTATTAATTCAAGAAGAGCTCAAGCCAGGCGAAAAGTTGCATTTAAAACTAAATTTGCACAAAAGCAGTGAACGTAGATTTCGTTACACAACTCGAAAAAACTATCTAATCATGCCTCATCGTTTGATGTTGAGGTGGATTCCGTTAGCTTTATTAGTCTATGGGTTGGCAAGAGTACTTGGTATAATACCTGCCCTTTTTCACGATGGAATACTTGTAGGAGTCGTGCTTATGGTGATCGTGTTGTTTCCATTGCTGATTTCCTTAGCAGGGACATTGTTTGGCAAGAGCCCCAAGGTAAAAACTGTGTTGGGACAAGCCCCAAAAATAGACCTCAAGGCACGACTTGCTGACGGCACCTTGCTACAGGTAAGCGTTGCCCAGGTGACAATGTTGACGACCAGCGTAAAGAAAAAAATTAAATTGAAGCACTTTACGATTTCCAAAACCAAAAAGAAACATAAAACCAAGACAGTGACTACCGTCAAAATGGCTTTTCCACAAAGGCAGTACCCCTTAAGCAAAGAGGCTTTTATGCACAGGTTTAGAAAAAAACCGCGAATATCGAACAGAACCATTGCCAAAATGAAGCGCAAACCAGGAGATAAACGCAATGCAGTGATATATACCGATGTGATCATTAATCAGGGGCAAGACCACCATTCATTGTTTTATACGATGCCTGATTTTGACTGGTTTGCCAAGTTGATACTGAAAGGAGGCTACCATCCGCTTAGAGGAATTACACAAGCTAAAGCAAAAACGCAAAGTGTTTCGTTGGATGTCGATAGAGATAACCTGACTACCATTGGTGGCATAGGGCGTGCCACTGAAGCCAAGCTATACGATGCAGGAGTTTTTACTTTTGCCCAATTGGCAAGTATGAGTAAAGTGGAGTTTCAGGCGTTGCTCAAAAAAGTAGACATTAGTCCCAAACAAGCCAACGACTGGCAAAAACAAGCCAAAGAGTTGATGTAG
- a CDS encoding leucine-rich repeat domain-containing protein translates to MKNLLTLCLLILVYTTQAQIAKISTTGKYYFVDLEGKQIKKLGSWKYAKSMDIYTGWMQVKDSNGVKFLLDKTGKTYKVAYQLKDIQSDTQALDLSQQSLTSLPAEVLQATQLKVLLLHSTGLEALPQTIAQLTNLECLNLRGNDLTELPAIIGKFTHLKKLDLESNELTRLPVTIGKLTKLESLNLNYNYLMQLPSSIGKLINLKKLEIQDNQAQLDKLPSSMGKLTSLLR, encoded by the coding sequence ATGAAAAATCTACTTACCTTATGTCTACTGATACTCGTGTATACTACTCAGGCTCAAATTGCCAAAATATCGACAACTGGGAAATACTATTTTGTAGATTTGGAAGGCAAGCAAATCAAAAAATTAGGTAGCTGGAAATATGCCAAAAGCATGGACATATATACTGGGTGGATGCAGGTAAAAGATTCAAATGGCGTGAAGTTTTTGTTAGACAAGACTGGCAAAACCTATAAGGTAGCTTATCAGTTAAAAGACATTCAATCTGACACTCAAGCCCTGGATTTAAGCCAACAATCACTGACTAGCTTGCCAGCAGAAGTTTTGCAAGCAACTCAATTAAAAGTATTATTGTTGCATTCTACAGGTTTAGAGGCATTGCCCCAAACCATTGCTCAACTCACCAATTTGGAATGTCTAAACTTACGTGGCAATGATTTGACTGAACTGCCTGCGATTATAGGCAAGTTTACTCATTTGAAAAAACTAGATTTAGAAAGCAATGAATTGACTAGGTTGCCTGTGACTATAGGTAAACTTACAAAGCTGGAAAGTTTAAATCTAAACTATAATTACTTGATGCAATTGCCCTCCTCTATTGGCAAGCTCATCAATTTGAAAAAACTAGAGATACAAGATAATCAGGCGCAATTAGACAAACTGCCTTCTTCAATGGGTAAACTTACGAGTCTACTACGTTGA